The Flavobacteriales bacterium genome contains the following window.
TAGGTGGGCGTGCCACCACTGATCAGCACATCGGCCGTACCATCGCATTCGCCAGCGCACGACACATTGGTGATGGTTGGGGTTCCTGTGATCGGCAACGGCTCCACGATGTTGAAGGTCACCGTCGTATCGCAGCCGTTGTCATCGGTGATGGTCACGTTGTAGGTGCCCGCGCAGAGGCCGGTAGCGTTCGGCGTGCCTTGGCCGGTCACTGCGGGCGCCCATACGTAGTCGAGCGTTCCGGTGCCGCCGACTGCAGGCGCATTGGCCGTTCCGTCGCACGCACCTGCGCAGGTCACATCCGTCCACGACGTGTCAGGAACGATGGGCGGTGGGGCGGTGATTGTGATATCGATCAACGTATCGCAACCCGCGGCATCGGTGATCAGTAGCGTGTAGTTGCCGGGGCACAGGTCCGAAGCGGTGGGCGTGCCTTGGCCGGTGATCACTCCGGGTGCCCAGAAGAAATTGTAAGGCGGGGAACCACCGGCAACGCCCGGGCATCCGATCACGCCATCGCATGAGTTGCTGCATGATGCATCCGTCACAACGATGGTCGGAACGATCGGAGGTGGTGCAGCGATCGCCACGGGAACCAGCGTATCGCAACCGCTCACATTGTCCGTGATGAGCACGGTGTAGTTGCCTGCGCACAGACCATTGGCCGTGGCCGTGGTGGCGCCGCCGGGTGTCCACAAGTAGCCGTAGTTGCCGCTGCCTCCCGTTGGTGCAGCAGTGGCCGATCCATCGCAGGAGCTTGCGCACAGCGCTGGCGTGCTCGTCACATTGGGTACGATGGGCTGCGGCTCCGTGATGGTGAAGTTGATGGTGGTGTCGCAGCCGTTCGCATCGGCGATGAGCACGCTCCATGGACCGGCGCAGAGGTCGCTCACGCTATTGGTGCCGTCGCCCGTCGGGTTGCCCGGGCTCCAATCGTAGGTGATGGCGCCGGTGCCACCTGTCACAGCCACGCTGGCTGTTCCATCGCACGCGCCGAAGCAGGTCACATTGGTGCTGGTGGGCACCACTGCAATGGGAAGCACATTCAAGGTGAAGGTGGTGTCGAACACGCAGAGGTTGGCGTCCATGATCTGCAGCGTGTTCACGCCCGCGCAGAGTTGCGTAGGGTTGGGGGAGGTTTCCGCTCCACCGTTCCAACTGTATTCGAAGCCGAACTCGGTGCCGCCACCGGGGAAGGTGATCGCGCTGCCGTTGCACGAGTTCGCGCAGCTCGGCGGGTTCAGGCCGAAGAAGAGCACGCTGATCGGCGGCGGCTCCGTCACGTTCACGCTGGCGAAACAGCCCACGCCCTGGCCTTGGTCGGTGACCACCACCAGGCGATTGCCTCGGCAGATGTTGGTCCATGGGAGGGAGGTGCCCGTGCCACTGGGACCGCCTTGCCATTGGATGCTGAACGGACCTATACCACCGGTGATGGTCACGATCACCGCGCCATCGCACGCGCCGTTGCAGCTCACGCCGAAGCCGTTGTAGTTCGTGGTCATCGAGGCCGTGACGTTGAAGGGCGTTTGGCCTGCTCCGGTGCCGCACAGCACCATGGCGCGCATCAGTTGCTCGGCGTCCACGCGGCGGCCGTCCCAGTCCTGCGCTTCGCCGTTCACGAGCAGACCGCCGCTGCGCACGTCCACATCGGCTTTGAAGGTGGCCGCTTCGAACACTTTCGTTTGGATGATCGAAGCGCCCGCTTCCAAACGCTTCGTGCCGCGACCTTCCGTGCACAACTTGCCCACTTCCATGGTGCGGTCGTTGGTGCGCCAAGTGCCCTTGCGCAACGTGAGCGACTTGTCGGGCGCCATCACCAGCGCGCTGCCCAGGTTCCAAACGGCGTTGCCGTCCACCACCACATCGCTATGCACGCGCACGGGTCCTGTGGCCACGGTGTGCTCGCCGCTTTTCGCGTCCAACACCACGGTGCCGGGGTGCTGCCACTGCACATCACCTTCCAACCACCAGCTGCCGCCGATGCTCACCGTGCTTTTGCTCAGGCCTGCAATGGTCACCGGGCCATCGTCGCCCACCACGCGCAGGCTCTTGCACCTTGCATCAGCAGGAACGGAGATAACCGCAGCGCTGGCCGGGTCGATCACCACGTCCTCACTAGCCGTGGGTGCGCCTGCACCGCCGGCACCGTTGGGTTGCAGGCTCCAGTGATCGGCGTTCTCCCAATTGCCGTTGCCGCCGGTCCAGTACTTCTGCGCGTGCACGGTGGTGCACAGCAGCAGTGCCAGCGAGAGGGTGCTTAGCGTGATGGAGCGTTGCGTTGTTCTCATGCGTTCACTGTTCTATTCCCACACGGGGCAAGCCACCGGGCTGCGGCGCGCGCCATCGTTGGGGCAGGGCGTAATGCCCAGGATGATCTCGTGCGTGTTGCTACTGCCTTGGCGCAGCAGGCTGGTGGTCACATCATAGCTGTAGCCGACGGAGAAATACTTTCCGAAGCTCACGCGGCCCAGGAAAGCGATGGCGTCCACGTTGCGGTAGCTTATACCGAGCGCCACTTTCTTCTTGAACTCCACCTGCGCTGTGATGTCCCAGGCCAGGGGCGAGCCCGGACTGATCTTCATCAACGTGCTCGGGATGAGGTGCACGCCCTTCAGAAGGCGGTAGCGGTAGCCTGCGCTCAGCATATAATGGCGCGTTAACCTGGTGTCCGTGCCGATGCCGGTGACACGGTTGTTCAGCGTGCCGAACATGCTTGCACCGATCCAGAAGTTGTTGCCGTAGGCCCAGATCCCAGGGGCGATCTCCGGCCACACGATGGCGCTCTGCTTGCCGGCCACCGCTGGATCGTCGGGCTGGTCCAATGTCACTTCACCCAAGTCCAGTTTGAACTGCTTCAACCCCGCGAACACGCCCATGCTCAGCATGTAATCGCGGCCCATCTGCATGTGATAGGCCCAGCTCAGGTAGAAGTGCGTGTAACCGATGGCGCCCGCATCGTCCACTTCGATGTTCACGCCGAAGCCGTGCTTGTTCTTCACGAAGGGCTTTTTGCTCTTGAGCGCACCGTGCAGCGTGGCCCACGCCGTGACGGGCATGCCGGGTATGCCGCCCCATTGCCGACGGAAGCCGAGCCGGCCGTCGAAGCAGTCCTTGCTGCCGGCAACCGCTGGCTGCACGCTGTAGTGGTTGAACACGTACTGCGTGTACTGGCTCAGCTGTTGGGCCGAAGCGGCGAATGGCGAATGGATGCTGGTGAATGGCAGCAGCAACGCGACCATCCACCATCGACCGTTCACCATCGACCTGTTCATCGGATTATGGATACATAGCCCACGAACGGCGGCACCTGGCCTTCGAGCTTGTTGAGCTGGATGTGGTAGTAGTAGGTGGCCGTGGGCAGTTTGGCCCCGCCGTTGGTGCCGTCCCACGGCTCGTCGTAGCCGGTGGTGCTGAACACGCGCTGGCCCCAGCGGTCGTACACGATCACCCGCGCATTGGGGTAGTCCTGTATGTCGCGGATGGTCCACGTGTCGTTGATGCCGTCACCGTTCGGGGTGAAGGCCGTCATGATGTCGATGAGGCGCACCACTTCCAGCAGCACCTGATCGCTGTACGTGCAGCCGTCGATCACGGTGGTCACGGTGTACGTGGTGGTCTCGTTGGGCGTGGCGAAGGGGTTGGCCACGTTGTCGGCGGTGAGCCCGGTGTTGGGCGTCCACAGGTAGGTGGTGCCGCCTGTGGCCTCCAGTTGCACGGTCTCGCCTTCACCGATCTCCATGTCGGGCCCGGCATCAAAGTCCACGTCCACGATGTTGGCGCCCGGTCCGCTGATGTTCACATCGAAGCCGCATTGAGCCGCTATCAAAGCGCCGTTGTCCTGCGCGCCCGCCACGATCACCCAGTACTGCGTGTTGGGCAGCAGTGGATCGCTGGTCACCACGAAGTCCACGCTGTCCTCTTCGCACAAGCTGGCCGCATTGAAGCTGTTGGGCAGGCACGAACCATCGCCGCTGAGGATGATCACGCTCAGCTCGTTGTCCATGTCGGCCAAACCGGGGCAGTTGATGTTGCTGATCGCGACATCCACCGTGCCGCCCTGGTTGTTGGTGGTGAAGGAGTACCACAGCACGCTGCTGGTTCCTGGGCAGAAGCCCGGCCAGCCTACGGCGCCGGTGTTGTTGCCGCTCTGTGGTTGTTGGGCGCAGAGCAGCGCGGCATCGCTGCAATCGTCGTTCGGAGGCTGTGCAGCGCAGAGCAGCGTGCACAGTGTTCCGGTGGCCAGGGTGAAGCTTCTCCGCATCATACCATGGAGACGCACCGAGCACCCGCGAACGTGCACGCCTCCTCAAGCAACAAATAAGGTGTACCCCTCGCCGCCGCCGGAAGTCAGCGGGCCGGAGTTGTGAGCAAGGCGGTGTGGGAGAAGGGTCCTAGTTCAACCGGTACTTCACCCCGATCAACGCCGCGTTGGTGAACTCGATGACGTTGGTAGCGTGGCCCGGCACGAACTGCCAGCCCATGCCCAGTCGGTAGTCCATGCCGATCTGCCAGCGTGGGCCCACGCGGAACTTCACGCCGGTGGGCAGGAAGATGCGGGTGTAATACGCCTGCTTCGCACCGAAGGTGTGCTTGTTCATCTCGTGGGCCTGCTGCTGTGAGGGGTGTTCATCGTCGGCCAGGTAGCGGCCTTCGATCACCATCATCTTGTTGCCCACGGTGATGCCGCCGTTGGCGCCAAGGCCCACGTTCCAGTGCACGAAGCGGCTCCATTGTCCTTTCAGGATCCATGCGGTCTCCAAACTGATCTCGCTTTGCAGGTTGCAATACACGATGGACGTGTCCATGTCCTTGTTGCGGTAGGTGACCATGGCCTCGCGCGGCGTGTGGATGCCCACGCCCACCTGCACCTCGCTGGTGGTGGTTGGCGTGGTGGCGTCGGTGGGCACGGTCTTGCGGCCGAAACCTGCGCCGATGAAGAAGCCCAGGCCGCTCGTCTTGGTGGACACGGTGGCCTCGAACCCATCGAGGTCGCGCTCCAGCTCATTTGTCGTTTTCGCGAAACCCATCAACTGGTCCAGCGACATGGTGCGGAAGCGGTCGGTCTCCACACCAAGGGCCGAGTTGAAGCAGGTGAGGCCCCATGCCTTCGGCGCGGAGGCTTGTTGTGCACATGTGGTGAACGGAGCACCAAGGAGGCAACAGAGGAGCAGGTGAGCGGGGACTTTCATGAGGGGAAAGTACAGAACGAAGCTCATCCGTGGGGGGGCGCACCTGAGCTGTTTTTGGGTCTTTACATCAGCATCATCCACCAAAGCGGGTACATCACAGCGCCCACCGCCACCGCGATGGAAGCTTCTTTCATCTGAACACTGTAGAGCGCACGTGATCTGCGTACGAGGAAGAGGATCATCAGGCCCACGTTCCATAGCAGTGGCAGGATGTGTTCACGGTAGGCAAGATGATCCCTGGCAATGTCCAGCGGTTCGAACGACGGGTTGGGCACGAAGTGGATCGTACCGTTCGGCTCGCCCTCTTCGAAGTAGTGATCGGCGGGCTCGCCCTCCGCGGATCGGGTCCACACATCGTGACCTGCGCGATAACTGAATGCACCCTGGAATAGTATGAGTGCGCCCACCAGCGACATGGTGGCGAAACCCGTTGCGATGAACCAGCCAGCCCGCTTGTGCTTCCACAGCAGCAGCATTGCGATCGGTGGTGCCGCCAGCTCGATCAGTAGCATGTAGGTGGTCGGGTCGGTGAGCGCATCAACATCGATGTAGCCGGCGTATTGCGCCAACGCTGGCAAGCTCAGCAGGAAGGGCAGGAGCAATGCAAGCACCAACCACAAACGCCAGCGGCGTTCCTGTGGCAGTGAACCGTCGTCGATGAAGACGTTCGATGCGCCCTGTTTCAAGGTGCGCGTCGTTCGCGCCATGCGTTGCTGCCACGCCTCTTCGTTGGCCTTGCGATCGGCGATGCGTTGTTGCAGTTCGCGCAAGTGGTCAGTAGGAAGACCGCGGCGTTCCAGTTCCGCATGTGCGGCGGCAACGGCCGCAGGGTCGCGGTCGTGCGGATCGTGTATCACCTCCATCAAACGCGCGTCGGGCATGGTGGCGAAATGGCGGGCGTACTCTTCCGGGGTGTCCATACGGCTAAGGTGCGATGCCTGGTTGGGATGCGGTGCGGCAGGGGCCAACACCTGACGATCGTTGGTTCCCGCCCCCGCAGCTCCGGTACTTTCACAGGATGAAGGTCCCCGGCTTCCGTCCACGCTTCAAGTTCGAGACCGACCTGGCACCGGCCGAGATCGCCGATCGCATCGGCCGTCGGCTGCACGAGGACAACCCAAGGGGCCTGTGGCTCAAGAACGCCCACTACCACATCCTGCTCAGTTTCCCGGAGCGCAATGCTGAAGCGTGGACACCACAGATGGACATCAACTTCGAGGAACTTCCCGGCAAACGCACGCTGGTGCGTTGCCTCATCGGTCCCGGCCCGGGAATTTGGATGCTCTTCGCCGGCGGGTACGTCGGCCTGTCGCTGCTGGGCCTCACGGGTGCCACCTTGGGCATTGCTCAGCTCATGATGCACAAGTCTGCTTGGGGCTTCTATGCGCTGGTGCTGGTGGTGCCCCTCATCGCGTTCATGATCTACATGGAACTCACCGGTCGCGAGCGCGCCTTGGGCGACATGCGCTACCTGAAGGAATTCGTCGACCGGTCGCTCGGCTGCGACTGCCTCAAACTGGCCGAAGAACAAGGGATGTGACCGGCCGCTGCGGTGCCAGCCCCGCCCTCAGCACTTGTTCGCGTTCACCGATCCGACGTGCACGTCGAGGAATTCGGCCTTGCCCGTGATGTTGGCTTCTCCGAGCAGGCGCCGCACCAGTGTTATCACATCGGCCCGTTCCGATGCCTGCACTGGCGCCATGTGCAACACCACCACACCGGAGCGCAGGCAGTGGTACTCGATGTTCAATGCGCGGTCCTTGGCCACCTGCGCGTTCAGTCGTTCCATGCCGCCGTGGTCCAGGCCTTCGATGCGCACGGTGACGAAGGCATCCACGGTGGCGGGCGGTGCATCACCTTGCGCGATGGAGAGCGCGGGGAGGAGCAGGAAAGCAGCCAGCAGGGTCATCCACTTGAACATGGCGCGGTGTTTCCCGAAAGGTGCGGGTGCAACCGATCCCGCGAACTGACGAAAAGCAGAAAAGCGGCCGCGCCTGCAACGTTGCGTTCAATGCGCGCGCGGTGCACGGCGGGCCACCTTCACCGCTGCTACCAACTGCATGATGCCGGCCAGCACGTACATGTACGGCAACCACCGTTTGCCGGCATGCAGCAGCTCCCACACCACCAGGAACGAAAGCCCGGCCTCGATGACGAAGAACACCAGGTCCACCTTGGGCCAACGCTTCGCCAAACGCCCGTGGAAAAACGCAACGGACAGGAAGAGGAGCCCCGCCGCCACGAACACCCAACCGGTGGTGTGCCCATGGTCCAAGCGTTCGTAGCCGTGCAAGAGGATGATGGCACCACTGAGCATGTGGGCCGCTCTTCGCAGTCGGTTCTTCCGGCGGGCATCCATGCGGGCAAGGTAGATCGGTAGCCATTGCGTTTTCCGGGCGATGACCGCTACGGACGCAATGCCACCTTTACCGACCCTGACCTCCCTACAGCGCATGGACGAAGGCACACTGCAATGGATCACCCTCGCCTGGATGGCGTTGGCCGTGGCGGTGCACATCACCATGTTCTTCGTCACCGCGCCCTTCGGCCGGCACACATCGAACAATTGGGGCCCCACCCTCAACAACAAGCTCGGGTGGTGCATCATGGAACTACCCAGCCTGGGCATCATGGTGTATTTCCTCGCCACGGGCAGCCGCGTGGCCGATAGCCATGTGTGGATCCTGTTCGCGCTATGGATCGCGCACTACACCAACCGCTCGTTCATCTATCCACTCCGCATCCGCGCCACGCCCAAGCGCATACCGCTCTTCATCGTGTGCAATGCCATTGTCTTCAATGTGATGAACGCCGGACTGAACGGCTACTACTTGGCGGAGCTTGCACCACCCGGGCAGTACGGCAACACGTGGCTGACCAGTCCACACTTCATCGTTGGTGCACTACTGTTCGTTGGTGGAATGTTCATCAACCTGCGGTCGGACAACATCCTCATCCGGTTGCGCGCACCGGGCGAAACGGGCTACCGCATCCCGCACGGTTTCCTGTTCCGCTATGTGTCATCGCCCAACCTGCTGGGCGAGATCATCGAGTGGGCGGGCTTCGCCATCATGGCGTGGAACCTGCCGGCGCTCAGCTTCCTGGTGTGGACCTACGCCAATCTGGTGCCGCGTGCGCGCAACCACCACCAATGGTACCTGCGCACCTTTCCTGACTATCCACGCGAGCGGAAGGTGGTGTTCCCGGGGGTGTGGTAGGGGTGGTGTATCGGCTGCGTGCGACCTTCCCGCCTACCTTGCGGGAAACGCGCCCCCCATGAACAGAACGTTCCGCTTCTTCATCCCGGCCATCGGCCTGTTGTCCGCACTGCCGGTGCAGGCACAAACCATTGTGCAAGGCGGCTTCGAAGCATGGCCGGCGAACTGCCCCGTGAACGGCCCGCCCAACGGATGGGCCAACTTCAGCACGAGCCTCGGCCCCGACCAGGCCGGCAGTTGCGCGGGCACGGTCGTCTCGTTCGAGGGGGCGTCGCACATGAACCTCGTGTGGTATTCGGTGAACGGGCTGCTTGAAGGCGCTGCACAGGCTGTTACAGCGCTGGTGGTGGGCAACACGTACGAGGTCACCTTCCACGCCATCCATAACCAAGGCCTTTACGCCGACAACGATCCCACGCGGCTCGAGGCTTCCATCAACGGCGCTGTCATGCTCACCACCCCCGATCTGATCTCCGGTGATCCGTGGGCGCAGTACACCTTCCAGTTCACGGCCACGTCGAGCACGCACGTGCTCGGCTTCCGTGTGGCGGCGGGCTCCTTCGGCACCACGGGTTGTGTTGGTGTCGATGCGGTGGCCATCTCAGCGGCAACGGGCATTGCACCGCCGGACGTTGCACCGGCGCACGCGCTCAACGCGTGGTACGATGGCTCGCAAGCCGCGTTATTGGTCAGCGATCCGCAGTTCGCCAACGCACCGTACGACTTGCTCGATGGCAGTGGCCGCGTGGTGCGCAGTGGCGTGCTGAGCAACCAACGCATCGGCCTTGAAGCACTGCCGCAAGGGCTTTACGTGCTGCGGTTCACGGTGCAGCGTGCGGTGCAGCGATTCTTGAAGTATTGAGGCTGGGCTGGTGGTCGGGACCTGTCTGAAGAAGGCAGAGGCCCTAGTGAAGCAGGCTTAGGCTGCAACCCGAAGACTGCCCGCGCTCAGCCGAGCGTGTCCGAGGCAGGGTCAATCGAAATACGAGACGTGCAGGTGCACTATGCCTTGGGTACTATCGACCCAAAGGTGGTAGTCGCTGTACACGTGGTCCAGAAAATCAACCTTGAAGTAGATTTCTTTGGTGCGACCGTCCGGCGATACGGCCCATTCGGGCCGGTTGGCGTTCTTCTTGTTGAAGACATCGCGAACAATGTCCTGGAATGGACGTGTTTGCGCCAAGGCGACATTGAGGGGTTGGTCGTGCGCAACGATGCGG
Protein-coding sequences here:
- a CDS encoding type IX secretion system membrane protein PorP/SprF — translated: MNRSMVNGRWWMVALLLPFTSIHSPFAASAQQLSQYTQYVFNHYSVQPAVAGSKDCFDGRLGFRRQWGGIPGMPVTAWATLHGALKSKKPFVKNKHGFGVNIEVDDAGAIGYTHFYLSWAYHMQMGRDYMLSMGVFAGLKQFKLDLGEVTLDQPDDPAVAGKQSAIVWPEIAPGIWAYGNNFWIGASMFGTLNNRVTGIGTDTRLTRHYMLSAGYRYRLLKGVHLIPSTLMKISPGSPLAWDITAQVEFKKKVALGISYRNVDAIAFLGRVSFGKYFSVGYSYDVTTSLLRQGSSNTHEIILGITPCPNDGARRSPVACPVWE
- a CDS encoding gliding motility-associated C-terminal domain-containing protein — encoded protein: MMRRSFTLATGTLCTLLCAAQPPNDDCSDAALLCAQQPQSGNNTGAVGWPGFCPGTSSVLWYSFTTNNQGGTVDVAISNINCPGLADMDNELSVIILSGDGSCLPNSFNAASLCEEDSVDFVVTSDPLLPNTQYWVIVAGAQDNGALIAAQCGFDVNISGPGANIVDVDFDAGPDMEIGEGETVQLEATGGTTYLWTPNTGLTADNVANPFATPNETTTYTVTTVIDGCTYSDQVLLEVVRLIDIMTAFTPNGDGINDTWTIRDIQDYPNARVIVYDRWGQRVFSTTGYDEPWDGTNGGAKLPTATYYYHIQLNKLEGQVPPFVGYVSIIR
- a CDS encoding 3-oxo-5-alpha-steroid 4-dehydrogenase, whose protein sequence is MDEGTLQWITLAWMALAVAVHITMFFVTAPFGRHTSNNWGPTLNNKLGWCIMELPSLGIMVYFLATGSRVADSHVWILFALWIAHYTNRSFIYPLRIRATPKRIPLFIVCNAIVFNVMNAGLNGYYLAELAPPGQYGNTWLTSPHFIVGALLFVGGMFINLRSDNILIRLRAPGETGYRIPHGFLFRYVSSPNLLGEIIEWAGFAIMAWNLPALSFLVWTYANLVPRARNHHQWYLRTFPDYPRERKVVFPGVW